From a single Carassius gibelio isolate Cgi1373 ecotype wild population from Czech Republic chromosome A18, carGib1.2-hapl.c, whole genome shotgun sequence genomic region:
- the LOC127934412 gene encoding uncharacterized protein LOC127934412, whose protein sequence is MENPPEKEVEPVEEIPLPAEEISNPPVQQLRASSRERSLTQKGREMHELEAKKQEKSFHKTYESWKQAAREARSNLKTFCTREDLDQIQQDIQGRHDSVYQRYEAILRNHTTTPDIVKRMDACAALTAEITDLVSKRLETFNESYNEELVKERVRQVLNKDEYGSVFGCTVTNTVVSESSLGSDNQSKISKVSSKRADAQAEFAAKLEQAKALQEIHNQQAKLDKMEHDWKLCESRMLAEIKQKEAEMQLRLVEEKKRLQQLQVDKEVKVAAARVKVYNDLEGNLHRCEDDEGTSIHTGCQRTELTSQLNPEAQSFLPQQASCEGYGVTSPQETANLAQAIANSLSTHRLPVPEPTVFVGDPLKFIDWKMSFMALIDRKPLPSGEKMFYLKNYLAGEARKAVEGYFYRNSEDAYQGAWKVLQERYGNSFVIQRAFRDKLMRWPKIGANDPLALRDFTDFLQGCVEAIPHVKGLAILNDSEENHKLLKKLPEWIVRKWNRIVVEELDTSGDYPSFKCFTEFLQKEAKIACNPITSALFVNQRNTDERFPKRAKALSTKVQVKDLSSKRPETYSSKPKTSCLFCKDEKHHIAQCSTFAGKTIEEKKAFIHETHLCFGCLRKGHMSKDCRRRHTCGTCGRSHPTCLHEERDKAPSKDPKGASTNVQASEEVHKVMTHALTQCSPATSSIVPVFISTVDEPQREVLTYALLDTQSDSSFILEDLLESLNVVSQPVQLRLSTMTAADTITASKRVCGLKVRGLQSASSIPLQQAYTRDFIPVDKSYIPTKHTALQWSHLRHLASQLSPLLNCEVGLLIGFDCPSALAPLEAIIGGENEPFAQRTVLGWSIIGLSNPHLDRQGNQSFVHRVAVKEIPVPSSNDILKILESDFNEKAYEDKCVSQEDVRFIQHLSANIHQKDNGHYELPLPFKCSSRPSLPNNKGLATARLQHLKKRLKSNKQYYDHYKAFMEEMIIKGDAEQAPAILSGETVWYIPHHGVYHPQKPNKLRVVFDCSAKFRGISLNDTLLTGPDLTNSLVGVLCRFRKEPVAVTCDIEKMFHQFLVPPDERNYLRFLWWEGGDLEKEPQEYRMAVHLFGATSSPGCANFGLKYLAQQHKVNYPSASAFIEKNFYVDDGLTSVPSISEAKELIMQAQRVCKHGGLRLHKFNSNKEDVLSCLNPLEKATTSKPLDFNLEATPAGRVLGIQWSTKDDTFSFSIDLKDQPLTRRGILSVIASLYDPLGFVAPFILQGKCILQELCRRGTEWDNELPYDLRPQWVDWKNDLLKLKEVLIPRCYHPHTFSEIVRTELHHFSDASNVGYGACSYLRFKNEKSEVHCCLVMAKARVSPTKVISIPRLELSAAVISARMSVMLKNELEMKIDQEFFWTDSQVVLAYINNEARRFHVFVANRVQLIRDVTDPSQWCYVNTTDNPADYASRGLNASAISTSMWLSGPKFLWEQEVNATPYTPVNLLVGDPEVKLVQTFVTSVRDGADILSRLSRFSSWSMLLRVVARINRLGHKQMYNGDHVTVEERERAAKVVIKLVQQQAFSKEMQIIERGEALPNSSALYPLDPILDNGILRVGGRLKHSSLSQDLKHPVILPKGNHITKLILSHYHIKVRHQGRSQTQMELRMNGFWIIGGSKSVAKFIHKCVQCRKLRRPAEEQRMAELPRERVEVSAPFTYCGMDCFGPFIVKRARKELKRYGLLFTCLSSRAVHIEMIEDLSTDSFINALRCFISLRGAVRKLQCDHGTYFVGAKNEFAKSLKEIDTNALEIFLTERQCEFVFNAPSASHAGGVWERQIRTVRNVLNATLALCPGRLDDASLRTLFYEAMAIVNSRPLTVDGINDPNSLEPLTPNHLIMMKSDVALPPPGKFVKQDVYATKRWRRVQYLIEQFWSRWKKEYLLNIAARQKWHIPRRNLQVNDVVIIKDDMLPRGQWQLGRVVETSEGSDGLVRRVKLQLGERKQNQRSKPTVIERPIQKLVVLIENE, encoded by the coding sequence ATGGAAAACCCACCTGAAAAGGAAGTTGAACCAGTTGAGGAGATACCACTTCCAGCTGAAGAAATAAGTAACCCACCAGTGCAACAGCTCAGAGCAAGCTCACGTGAAAGAAGCTTAACACAGAAAGGTCGAGAGATGCATGAGCTTGAAGCAAAGAAACAGGAAAAGTCCTTCCATAAGACATATGAGTCCTGGAAGCAGGCTGCAAGAGAGGCTAGATCAAATTTGAAAACATTCTGTACACGTGAAGACCTGGATCAAATACAGCAAGACATTCAAGGCAGACATGATTCAGTCTATCAGCGTTATGAAGCAATTCTGCGTAACCACACTACTACTCCAGACATTGTTAAACGTATGGATGCCTGCGCTGCACTAACTGCAGAGATCACTGATCTTGTCAGTAAACGACTGGAAACATTTAATGAAAGTTACAACGAAGAACTTGTGAAGGAAAGAGTAAGGCAAGTGCTGAATAAGGATGAATATGGATCCGTCTTTGGATGTACAGTAACAAACACCGTCGTTTCAGAGTCATCACTGGGATCCGATAACCAATCCAAGATTTCTAAAGTCTCAAGTAAGCGTGCTGATGCACAGGCAGAATTTGCAGCGAAACTGGAACAAGCTAAAGCTTTACAAGAAATTCACAATCAACAAGCTAAGCTTGATAAGATGGAGCATGACTGGAAGCTTTGTGAGTCGAGAATGTTAGCGGAGATAAAGCAGAAGGAGGCTGAAATGCAGTTAAGGCTAGTTGAGGAAAAGAAACGGCTACAACAGCTACAAGTTGACAAAGAAGTTAAAGTAGCAGCAGCTCGTGTCAAAGTGTATAACGATTTGGAAGGCAACCTTCATCGCTGTGAAGATGACGAAGGCACTAGCATTCACACTGGCTGCCAAAGGACAGAGCTTACATCTCAACTGAACCCGGAAGCACAGTCGTTCCTACCTCAGCAAGCATCATGTGAAGGATATGGAGTTACATCACCTCAGGAAACTGCAAATCTAGCTCAAGCAATAGCAAACTCACTAAGCACACATCGGCTGCCTGTTCCAGAACCCACTGTCTTTGTTGGTGACCCTTTAAAATTCATAGATTGGAAGATGTCATTCATGGCCCTCATTGATCGAAAACCTCTTCCTTCTGGTGAAAAAATGTTCTATCTGAAGAATTACCTTGCTGGGGAAGCTCGCAAAGCGGTGGAGGGATATTTCTACAGAAATTCTGAGGATGCGTATCAAGGTGCCTGGAAAGTGTTACAGGAAAGGTACGGGAACTCGTTCGTCATCCAAAGAGCGTTTCGAGACAAGCTGATGAGATGGCCCAAAATTGGAGCAAATGACCCACTGGCATTACGAGACTTCACAGATTTCCTACAAGGTTGTGTCGAGGCAATTCCTCACGTAAAAGGATTAGCCATCCTAAATGATTCTGAAGAAAACCACAAGCTGTTAAAGAAACTCCCCGAATGGATTGTGAGAAAGTGGAACCGAATCGTGGTGGAAGAGCTAGACACATCAGGTGATTATCCAAGTTTCAAATGCTTCACAGAATTTCTGCAAAAGGAAGCAAAAATAGCTTGTAACCCTATAACCTCTGCACTATTTGTGAATCAAAGGAACACAGATGAAAGGTTCCCCAAGCGCGCTAAGGCTCTCAGTACAAAGGTTCAGGTGAAGGACTTAAGCTCAAAAAGACCAGAGACGTACAGCTCTAAGCCAAAGACATCGTGCCTTTTCTGCAAAGATGAAAAACATCACATTGCTCAATGCTCTACATTTGCTGGAAAGACTATTGAAGAAAAGAAAGCCTTCATTCACGAAACCCACCTCTGTTTCGGATGTCTCAGAAAGGGACACATGAGTAAAGACTGTAGAAGAAGACATACATGTGGTACGTGTGGTCGAAGTCATCCTACCTGCTTACATGAAGAAAGGGATAAAGCTCCTTCAAAGGACCCTAAAGGAGCATCTACGAATGTTCAAGCAAGTGAGGAAGTTCATAAAGTCATGACACACGCACTCACTCAATGTTCTCCTGCTACTTCCAGCATTGTACCAGTTTTCATCTCTACAGTGGACGAACCCCAAAGAGAAGTACTAACTTATGCTCTACTTGACACCCAGAGCGACTCAAGTTTCATCTTGGAAGATCTTCTTGAAAGTTTGAATGTTGTCTCACAACCTGTGCAATTGAGGCTCAGCACCATGACAGCTGCTGACACGATCACTGCCAGTAAGAGAGTCTGTGGACTTAAAGTAAGAGGACTACAATCTGCAAGTTCTATACCACTACAGCAAGCATACACAAGAGACTTCATTCCAGTGGACAAGTCGTATATTCCCACCAAGCACACAGCGCTTCAGTGGAGTCACCTCAGACACTTAGCAAGTCAACTGTCACCACTTTTGAACTGTGAAGTTGGACTTTTAATTGGATTTGACTGCCCATCTGCTCTAGCTCCCTTGGAAGCAATTATAGGTGGTGAAAATGAGCCTTTCGCGCAAAGAACTGTGCTTGGGTGGAGTATTATAGGCCTGTCTAATCCACACCTTGACCGACAAGGAAATCAGAGTTTTGTCCACCGTGTTGCAGTAAAGGAAATACCTGTCCCATCGTCCAATGATATCCTGAAAATTCTTGAGTCCGATTTCAATGAAAAAGCTTATGAGGATAAATGTGTGTCACAAGAGGATGTTCGTTTCATACAGCACCTCAGTGCCAATATTCATCAGAAGGATAATGGACATTACGAGCTTCCTCTCCCATTTAAGTGCAGCAGCCGACCCTCACTACCCAACAACAAAGGGCTAGCAACTGCTCGACTACAACACCTAAAGAAACGGCTCAAGTCCAATAAACAGTATTATGATCACTACAAGGCTTTCATGGAAGAGATGATTATCAAAGGTGATGCAGAACAAGCTCCAGCTATACTAAGTGGAGAGACAGTGTGGTACATCCCACACCATGGGGTGTACCACCCTCAGAAACCCAACAAGCTGAGGGTGGTATTCGATTGTTCAGCAAAGTTTCGTGGTATATCATTAAATGACACACTTCTGACTGGGCCTGATCTAACCAATTCCTTGGTGGGAGTGCTGTGCCGTTTCAGAAAGGAGCCAGTTGCAGTTACCTGTGACATAGAGAAGATGTTTCACCAGTTTCTCGTCCCACCTGATGAACGCAATTACCTGAGATTCTTATGGTGGGAGGGTGGAGACTTGGAGAAAGAGCCTCAAGAATATCGCATGGCAGTCCACCTCTTTGGTGCCACGTCTTCACCTGGGTGTGCTAATTTCGGCCTAAAGTACCTGGCACAGCAGCACAAGGTTAACTATCCTTCAGCCTCAGCATTCATTGAGAAGAACTTTTATGTGGATGATGGGTTAACCAGTGTTCCCTCAATCAGTGAAGCCAAAGAACTAATAATGCAAGCTCAAAGAGTGTGTAAACATGGAGGTTTACGGCTTCACAAATTTAACTCAAATAAGGAAGACGTTCTGAGTTGTTTAAACCCGTTAGAAAAGGCAACAACATCAAAGCCTCTTGACTTTAATCTTGAAGCAACACCAGCTGGACGTGTACTCGGCATTCAATGGTCAACAAAGGATGACACATTCAGTTTCAGCATCGACCTTAAGGATCAACCATTGACTCGCCGTGGTATTCTGTCTGTTATAGCCTCTCTATATGACCCTCTTGGGTTTGTCGCCCCATTTATTCTACAGGGAAAGTGTATCCTACAAGAACTTTGTCGTAGAGGTACTGAATGGGACAATGAACTTCCTTATGACTTGCGTCCTCAATGGGTGGATTGGAAAAACGATCTTCTGAAACTCAAGGAAGTATTGATACCAAGATGTTATCACCCACATACCTTCAGTGAAATAGTCAGAACAGAGTTACACCACTTCTCTGATGCGAGTAATGTAGGATATGGTGCTTGTTCCTACCTCCGCTTCAAAAATGAAAAGAGTGAAGTCCACTGCTGTCTGGTGATGGCTAAAGCCAGGGTCTCACCTACAAAGGTCATAAGTATTCCCAGGTTAGAACTCTCAGCCGCTGTCATATCTGCCAGAATGAGTGTCATGCTGAAAAATGAGCTGGAAATGAAGATTGACCAAGAGTTCTTCTGGACAGACTCGCAGGTCGTTTTAGCATACATTAACAACGAAGCCCGTAGGTTTCATGTTTTTGTCGCAAATCGAGTGCAGCTGATACGAGATGTCACAGATCCTAGTCAGTGGTGTTACGTAAATACAACAGATAACCCTGCTGATTATGCATCTAGAGGGCTTAATGCGTCTGCCATCTCTACATCAATGTGGTTATCAGGACCCAAATTCCTGTGGGAACAGGAAGTAAATGCAACACCATATACACCTGTGAACCTGCTTGTCGGTGATCCTGAAGTTAAATTAGTCCAAACCTTTGTGACCTCCGTCAGAGACGGAGCAGACATCCTCAGTCGCTTAAGTCGATTCTCTTCATGGTCTATGCTTCTAAGGGTGGTTGCAAGAATAAACCGATTGGGCCACAAACAGATGTACAATGGTGATCATGTGACAGTTGAAGAACGTGAGAGAGCTGCTAAGGTGGTCATCAAGCTTGTACAGCAGCAAGCATTCTCAAAGGAAATGCAAATAATTGAAAGAGGAGAAGCTCTACCAAATTCAAGCGCACTGTACCCTCTGGATCCTATTTTGGACAATGGCATCCTCCGTGTTGGTGGGAGGCTAAAACACTCATCTCTCAGTCAAGATCTAAAACATCCTGTAATACTTCCAAAAGGTAACCACATCACTAAACTAATTCTGTCGCATTACCACATCAAAGTTCGTCACCAGGGAAGAAGCCAAACTCAAATGGAGTTAAGAATGAATGGATTCTGGATCATTGGAGGCAGTAAGTCCGTCGCTAAGTTCATACACAAGTGTGTGCAATGTCGGAAACTCAGACGACCAGCTGAAGAACAGCGTATGGCAGAACTTCCCAGAGAACGTGTTGAGGTTTCCGCTCCATTCACGTACTGTGGTATGGACTGTTTCGGGCCATTTATTGTGAAGAGAGCTCGTAAGGAGCTTAAGAGATATGGCCTATTATTCACTTGTCTATCATCTCGTGCAGTCCATATTGAAATGATTGAGGACCTATCTACAGACTCCTTTATCAATGCCCTAAGGTGCTTTATCAGCCTCAGAGGAGCAGTTCGCAAACTTCAGTGTGACCACGGCACTTACTTTGTTGGAGCTAAAAATGAATTCGCAAAATCACTGAAAGAGATTGACACCAACGCCTTAGAGATCTTTCTTACAGAAAGGCAATGCGAGTTTGTCTTTAATGCTCCTTCTGCAAGCCATGCTGGAGGTGTCTGGGAGCGCCAGATACGTACTGTGCGAAATGTACTCAATGCCACACTTGCTTTATGCCCAGGCAGGCTTGATGACGCATCACTCAGAACGCTGTTCTATGAAGCAATGGCCATTGTAAACAGCCGCCCTCTAACGGTAGATGGTATTAATGATCCAAATTCACTCGAACCATTGACCCCAAACCATCTGATAATGATGAAATCTGATGTTGCTCTTCCACCTCCAGGAAAGTTTGTAAAACAAGATGTGTATGCCACTAAAAGATGGCGCAGAGTTCAATACCTAATCGAACAATTTTGGAGTCGTTGGAAGAAGGAATACCTTCTCAACATTGCAGCACGTCAGAAATGGCATATTCCTCGCCGTAACCTTCAAGTGAATGATGTTGTAATCATCAAAGACGATATGCTTCCCAGAGGTCAGTGGCAATTAGGCCGAGTGGTGGAAACCAGTGAAGGAAGTGATGGTCTTGTAAGGCGAGTCAAGTTGCAGTTAGGGGAGCGAAAACAAAATCAACGCTCCAAGCCCACAGTCATTGAAAGGCCCATCCAAAAATTGGTGGTACTTATTGAAAATGAGTAA